A window of the Hypomesus transpacificus isolate Combined female chromosome 8, fHypTra1, whole genome shotgun sequence genome harbors these coding sequences:
- the LOC124470232 gene encoding uncharacterized protein LOC124470232 translates to METSEQPEVAKVTDCEEELALSESPEKHSAEDEQVGLDADCLDSQGKKAMVDILKELPTGSIEIEELEGLGNGHRPYQREALILETAREELNRNESINSSVSDTLSSADSVYENEAHRKRQDTQEQDQVEDPLPSPEEDTASVHTAEPYVCEEDACEPLGEDVTEESILEQYIREEALSDVSNEEYPEELDECLRVEIAAASSDSDGDDKWRAIFSSSINREDDDSYLDSLQLSAQELFVQKVEVNNMQNHADGYPGDEDQETKQEEDVVVVEQPDDINYNGTPTQEVIFDALTLHDLSQNEDSDEEEKPNNTHPHPHHATGDPNKKMPKDFCVIQETKSENVSTEHVDFQLARRQWLEMEEQTKNQVLSPTSKTPTFHGSHSFMYTPVRNIDRPKKDPSLENLPLLGDYPHTQFSPCSEDSGLDDSSYRSPYDDPETPMEKEIRLAMEREENFRKERGFSKTFKTTESPRVRIPKSPSAPLTPSFIITSSPAKAPLDEMAGSNVVLLEPGNDDYPASPRHGGSARTLSARTGEWRSDESHSSSSNLIILETSNLIVRSASEFCLNKASDEEQPQEKGFLQNPFFKLRSRSTLSLVDEEIKMVKQREEELRRERAGMYTKTGLVTPNMMDSLSFENSVDVPMKCKSSPSSPMKTPYKMDRSALSCDHRFPEVYTGGRRKSAMALRWEAGEFANNDD, encoded by the exons ATGGAGACGAGCGAACAACCTGAGGTGGCCAAGGTAACGGACTGCGAAGAGGAACTGGCCTTGAGTGAATCACCTGAAAAACACAGTGCAGAAGACGAACAGGTTGGCCTCGACGCCGACTGCCTGGATTCCCAAGGAAAAAAGGCCATGGTCGACATCCTGAAAGAGCTGCCGACCGGTTCTATCGAGATTGAGGAGCTGGAAGGCCTGGGGAACGGCCACAGACCCTATCAGAGAGAAGCCCTGATCCTCGAAACGGCCCGCGAAGAACTCAACAGGAACGAATCGATCAACTCGTCCGTCTCTGACACGCTGTCCAGCGCGGACAGCGTGTACGAAAACGAGGCTCATCGCAAGAGGCAGGACACCCAGGAGCAGGACCAGGTTGAAgaccccctgcccagccccgaGGAGGACACGGCCAGCGTCCACACCGCCGAGCCCTACGTATGTGAGGAGGACGCCTGCGAACCTCTGGGCGAGGACGTTACAGAGGAATCCATCCTGGAGCAGTACATCCGGGAGGAGGCCTTGTCCGACGTCTCCAACGAGGAGTACCCGGAGGAGCTGGACGAGTGTCTGAGGGTGGAGATCGCCGCCGCCTCGTCCGACAGCGACGGCGATGACAAATGGCGGGCCATTTTCTCCTCGTCCATCAACAGGGAGGACGATGACTCGTACTTGGACAGCTTGCAGCTCAGCGCGCAAGAGCTGTTTGTCCAGAAGGTTGAGGTGAACAACATGCAAAACCACGCCGACGGCTACCCGGGAGATGAGGACCAGGAGACCAAACAGGAAGAGGATGTCGTCGTCGTAGAGCAACCAGACGACATCAATTACAACGGGACCCCTACGCAGGAAGTCATCTTTGACGCGTTGACCCTCCACGACCTATCGCAGAACGAAGACAGCGACGAGGAAGAAAAACCCAATAACACGCACCCACATCCCCACCACGCCACGGGCGACCCCAACAAGAAAATGCCCAAGGATTTCTGCGTGATCCAAGAGACCAAGAGCGAGAACGTCAGCACGGAGCATGTGGACTTCCAGCTGGCCCGTAGGCAGTGGCTCGAGATGGAAGAGCAGACCAAGAACCAGGTCCTCTCACCCACCAGCAAGACCCCCACTTTCCATGGCAGCCACAGCTTCATGTATACCCCAGTAAGGAACATTGACAGACCCAAGAAGGACCCTAGTCTGGAGAACCTACCCCTGCTAGGGGActaccctcacacccagttcAGCCCCTGCTCTGAAGACTCTGGCCTGGATGACTCCAGCTACAGGTCCCCCTACGATGACCCGGAGACCCCCATGGAAAAGGAGATCCGCCTggccatggagagagaggagaacttCCGGAAGGAGCGGGGCTTCTCCAAGACGTTCAAAACCACGGAATCGCCGCGGGTGAGGATCCCCAAATCCCCCAGCGCCCCCCTGACGCCATCCTTCATCATTACTTCCTCGCCGGCGAAGGCGCCGCTCGACGAGATGGCAGGGAGCAACGTTGTCCTCCTGGAGCCCGGCAATGACGACTATCCAGCGAGCCCGCGTCATGGTGGCAGCGCACGTACCCTCTCGGCCCGCACGGGCGAATGGCGTTCGGATGAGAGTCACAGCTCCAGCTCGAACCTCATCATCCTGGAGACGTCCAACCTGATCGTCCGCAGCGCGTCCGAGTTCTGCCTGAACAAGGCCAGCGACGAGGAGCAGCCGCAGGAGAAGGGCTTCCTGCAGAACCCCTTCTTCAAGCTGCGCTCGCGGTCCACGCTGTCGCTGGTGGACGAGGAGATCAAGAtggtgaagcagagagaggaggagctgaggagagagagggccggCATGTACACCAAAACAGGCCTGGTGACCCCCAATATGATGGACAGCTTGTCGTTTGAAAACTCAG TTGATGTTCCTATGAAGTGCAAGTCCTCTCCATCATCACCGATGAAAACACCATACAAGATGGATCGCTCCGCGCTCTCCTGTGATCACAGA TTTCCAGAGGTGTACACCGGCGGGCGGCGCAAGAGCGCCATGGCACTGcgctgggaggccggggagttCGCAAACAATGACGACTGA